GCGAAGCACGATCTCGCGGACGCGGCAACGCGTCTGGACCGGTTGATGAAGGACCTCGACGAGGGCCGATTCCCTGAAGACGACTGACACCAGGAACTCCGCAACGGCACTTCCGCGTTGCGGCACTAGGGTGATTAGACCGTTTCGTGTTTGATTTGCGGTATATACATGCCTAACGTGCGAAAAAGCTTGAACAGTTTCGTTCCGGCAAAGTCTCCGAAGGGGAAGACGTGAACAAGGCGCAGCTCGTAGAAGCGATTGCCGACAAGTTGGGCGGTCGCCAGCAGGCCGCCGAAGCCGTCGACCACGTGCTCGACGCCATCGTGCGCGCCGTGGTGTCCGGCGACCGGGTCTCGGTCACCGGATTCGGCTCGTTCGAGAAGGTCGACCGCCCGGCCCGCTACGCCCGCAACCCGCAGACGGGTGAGCGCGTCCGGGTCAAGAAGACGTCGGTTCCGCGTTTCCGCGCCGGCCAGGGCTTCAAGGACCTGGTCAGCGGCTCGAAGAAGCTCCCCAAGGGCGGCGAGGTCTCCGTCAAGAAGGCCCCCAAGGGCAGCCTGACCGGTGGCGCCTCCGCCACGGTGAAGAAGGCCGCCGCCAAGAAGGCCACCACGGCCAAGAAGGCGGCCGCCAAGAAGGCCACGCCGGCCAAGAAGACCACGGCCGCCGCCGCCAAGAAGGCGACGCCGGCGAAGAAGACCACCACGGCGGCCGCGAAGAAGACCACGACCGCGGCGGCCAAGAAGACGACGACGGCCGCCAAGAAGACCACCGCCGCCGCCAAGAAGGCCACCCCGGCCAAGAAGACCACGGCCGCCGCCAAGAAGACGGCCCCGGCCAAGAAGGTCACGGCGAAGAAGGCCCCCGCCAAGAAGACCACGGCGCGCAAGACCGCCACGGCCAAGAAGACCGCCGCCAAGAAGTAGGACGGTCCTCGCACGTCCGCCGGGCCGGGCTCCCCGCACGGGAGCCCGGCCCGCGGCGCGTTCCGGAGCCGTGCGGAGGGGGAGGGCGGGGAGGAAGCCCGCGGGGGAGCGGCTCAGAAGGTCTGCAGCGTCACCAGGGTGATCCGCAGGCCCGCGCCCGAGGTGCCCGGCTCCGCCTCGATCCGGACCCGCTGGCCCGGTCGCAGCAGCCGCAGCCCGCCCGCGTCGAAGGCATCCGTCCCGAACTCCACCGGGGTGCCGTCGTCGAGCAGCACACTGCCGCTGCGGGTCTCGGGGTCGTACGTGTACGCGGTCGCCTGCATGGACCGCAGCCTATCCGGCCGCCGCGGGCCGCCGGGCCGCCGTCCGCGGGCCGAGCCCCAGCGAGTCCGCCGCCGCCAGGTCCTCGCCGGTGTCCACGTCCCGGCGCACGGATTCCACCCCGGCCAGCCGGATTTCCACCGCGCCGGACGACAAATGCCGCAGCCGCGACGGACCTCCGAATGCCGGTTCCAATTCCACCCCCGGGGCCGCCGAGAGGAATGTCGTACCTATTTCGGCGGCATCCGCGAGAAATGCCCTGGGGAATTGCCGGGCCGCCGCCAGCACCCGCGCCAGCTCCGCCGGGCGCAGCGCCGGCAGATCCGCGTTCAGCGCCGCCACGCGCGCGTGCGGGCGCCGCGCCCGCACCGCCCGGGCCCCGTGCGCCAGCGCCGCGTTGAGCCCCGCCGCCGGCACGTCCGGCTCTATCCGGGCCCCCAGCGCCGCCAGCGCCAGGCCCGCCGCGGGATCGTCCGTGACCACCACCACGTCCCGCACCTCCGGGCAGTCCAGCGCCGCCGCCACCGTGTCCTCGGCGAAGGCCAGGGCCAGCCGGGGCCGCAGCCGCTCCCCGGCGGCCGGGGCGAGCCTGCTCTTCGCCAGGGCCAGGGGCTTCAGGGGTACGACCAGGGACCAGCCGTCGTCCGCATCCGTGTTCATCGCCGCCCATTCTGTCCCGCCCCGGCGGTACGGCCCGGTGCCCGGGGCGTACGGTGTCACTCGACACGGCAGGAGCATGGGGCGACACTTGACCCCCTGCCGGCAAGACCAGCAAGACCCAGCAAGACCCGGAGAAAGGTGCTTCGCGTGCCCCGCCGCAGAATCGGCTTCTGGTACCGCCTCGCGGCGGTCATCGCCAAACCGCCCCTCCTGGTGCTGTTCAAGAGGGACTGGCGCGGCACGGAGCACATCCCGGCCGAGGGCGGCTTCATCACCGCGGTGAACCACAACTCGTACCTGGACCCGCTGTCCTACGCGCACTACCAGTACAACACCGGGCGCGTGCCCCGCTTCCTGGCCAAGGCCGGCCTCTTCAAGGGCGGATTCGTCGGCACCATGCTGCGCAACACCGGCCAGATCCCCGTCTACCGCGAGACCGCGAACGCCCTGGACGCCTTCCGGGCCGCCGTGGACGCCATCGAGCGGGGCGAGTGCGTCGCCTTCTACCCCGAGGGCACCCTGACCCGCGACCCCGACATGTGGCCCATGCCCGGCAAGACCGGCGCCGCCCGCGTCGCGCTGCTCACCAAGGCGCCCGTCATCCCGGTGGCCCAGTGGGGCGCGAACCTCGCGATGCCGCCGTACGCCAAGAAGGACAAGTTCAGCTTCTTCCCGCGCAAGACGCTGATCGTGCAGGCCGGCCCGCCCGTCGACCTCTCCCGCTTCGACGGCCTGGAGCCCACCCCCGAGGTGCTGCGCGAGGCCACCGAGGTCATCATGGCCGCCATCACCGCCCTCCTGGAGGAGGTCCGCGGCGAGCAGGCCCCCGCCGAGCCGTACGACCCGCGCCGCGCCCGCCTGGAGCAGCGCCGCAAGGCCGCCGAGGGAGGCACCAAGTGACCAAGGCCGCCGTCTTCGGCAACGGTTCCTGGGGCACCGCCTTCGCCATGGTGATGGCCGACGCGGGCTGCGAGGTGAGCCTCTGGGGCCGCCGCGCCGCGCTCGCCGAGGCCGTCAACACCACCCGTACCAACCCGGACTACCTGCCCGGCGTCGAACTCCCCAAGGGCATCACCGCCACCGCCGACGCGGCCGAGGCCGCCGAGGGGGCCGACTTCGCCGTCCTCGCCGTCCCCTCCCAGACCCTGCGCGACAACCTCGCCGCCTGGGCGCCGAAGCTCGGCCCCGACACCGTCTTCGTCTCCCTGATGAAGGGCATCGAACTCGGCACCGCCAAGCGGATGAGCGAGGTCATCACCGAGGTCGCCGGCGTCCCCGCCGCGCGCGTCGCCGTCCTCACCGGCCCCAACCTGGCCCGCGAGATCGCCGCCCGGCAGCCCGCCGCGGCCGTCGCCGCGTGCGTCGACGAGTCGGTCGCCCAACGGCTCCAGGCCGCCTGCATGACCCCGTACTTCCGCCCGTACACCAACACCGACGTGGTCGGCTGCGAGCTCGGCGGCGCGGTGAAGAACGTCATCGGCCTCGCCGTCGGCATCGCCAACGGCATGGGCCTCGGCGACAACTCCAAGGCCACGCTCATCACCCGCGGCCTCGCCGAGACCACCCGCCTCGGCCTCGCCATGGGCGCCGACCCGCTCACCTTCTCCGGCCTCGCGGGCCTCGGCGACCTCGTCGCCACCTGCTCCTCGCCGCTCTCCCGGAACAACACCTTCGGCACCAACCTGGGCCGCGGGATGACCCTCCAGGAGGCCGTCGAGGCCACCAAGCAGACCGCGGAGGGCGTCAAGTCCTGCGAGTCGGTGCTCGATCTGGCCCGCCGGCACGGCGTCGACATGCCCATCACGGAGACCGTCGTCTCGATCGTCCACGACGGCAAGCCGCCGACGGTCGCGCTCAAGGAGCTGATGTCGCGCAGCGCCAAGCCCGAGAGGCGCTGACCGGGCGCCGCTGAGCCGTCCGCGCGAGCCCGCGAGCGGGGCGCTCAGGAGTTCGGAGACCGCAAGGTACGCTCATCGCGATATGAGCGAGAACACCCAGAGCCCCCGCAAGCCCCGCGTGGCCGTCGTCTTCGGCGGACGCAGCTCCGAGCACGCCATCTCCGTCGTCACCGCCGGCGCCGTCCTCAAGGCGATCGACCGGACCAAGTACGACGTGCTGCCCATCGGCATCACCCGGGAGGGGCGCTGGGCCCTGACCGCCGACGCCCCCGAGCGGATGGCGATCGCCGAGCGCTCCCTGCCGGACGTCGCCCAGCTCGCCGAGTCGGAGACCGGCGGCGTGGTCCTCCCGGTCGACCCGGCCAGCCGCGAGGTCGTCCTGCACGAGCCCGGTTCGCTGCCGCAGGCCCTCGGCGAGGTCGACGTCGTCTTCCCGATGCTCCACGGCCCCTACGGCGAGGACGGCACGCTCCAGGGCCTCCTGGAGCTCTCCGGCATCCCGTACGTCGGCGCGGGCGTCCTCGCCTCCGCCGTCGGCCAGGACAAGGAGTACATGAAGCGGGTCTTCGTCTCGTACGGCCTGCCGGTCGGCCCGTACGAGGTCATCCGGCCGCGCGAGTGGGACCGCAACCCGGCCGAGGCCCGCAAGAAGATCGTCGAGTTCGCCGCCGACCACGGCTGGCCGCTCTTCGTGAAGCCCGCCCGCGGCGGCTCCTCCGTCGGCATCACCAAGGTCGACGACCTCTCCGGCCTGGACGAGGCCGTCGAGGAGGCCCGCCGCTACGACCCGAAGATCATCGTGGAGGCGCTGGTGCGCGGCCGCGAGATCGAGTGCGGCGTCCTGGAGTTCGAGGACGGCCCGCGGGCCAGCGTGCCCGCCGAGATCCCGCCGGTCACCGACCACGACTTCTACGACTTCGAGGCCAAGTACATCGACTCGGCCTCCGGTCTGGTGCCCGCCCCGATCGGGGACGAGGCCACCGCCGAGGTCCAGCGGCTCGCCGTCGCCGCCTACGAGGCGGTCTCCTGCGAGGGCCTGGTCCGCGCCGACTTCTTCCTCACCGAGGACGGCGACTTCGTCATCAACGAGATCAACACCATGCCCGGCTTCACCCCGATCTCCATGTACCCGCGCATGTGGCAGGAGAGCGGCGTGAGCTACCCCGAGCTGGTCGACCGGCTGATCCAGGCCGCCCTGACCCGCTCCACGGGCCTGCGCTAGCGCGGACGGGCCCGGCCGGGGGGGACCGGGCCCCGCCTAACGGCACGAGGGCTCCAGGGCACAGGGCACCGCCCGCTGCACCGGGGCGGCGAGGTCCACCAGGGGTCCGATGTCGTGCGCGTACCGCTCGCCCAGGGTCACCTCGACATAGGTCTCCCGGTACACCGAGGTGAACCGGGGGCCGCCGCCCTCCGGCTGCTCCAGCATCCAGCGGACGCCCTCGGCGGAGACTCCCTCCGCC
The Streptomyces roseofulvus genome window above contains:
- a CDS encoding HU family DNA-binding protein, which translates into the protein MNKAQLVEAIADKLGGRQQAAEAVDHVLDAIVRAVVSGDRVSVTGFGSFEKVDRPARYARNPQTGERVRVKKTSVPRFRAGQGFKDLVSGSKKLPKGGEVSVKKAPKGSLTGGASATVKKAAAKKATTAKKAAAKKATPAKKTTAAAAKKATPAKKTTTAAAKKTTTAAAKKTTTAAKKTTAAAKKATPAKKTTAAAKKTAPAKKVTAKKAPAKKTTARKTATAKKTAAKK
- the cofC gene encoding 2-phospho-L-lactate guanylyltransferase — encoded protein: MNTDADDGWSLVVPLKPLALAKSRLAPAAGERLRPRLALAFAEDTVAAALDCPEVRDVVVVTDDPAAGLALAALGARIEPDVPAAGLNAALAHGARAVRARRPHARVAALNADLPALRPAELARVLAAARQFPRAFLADAAEIGTTFLSAAPGVELEPAFGGPSRLRHLSSGAVEIRLAGVESVRRDVDTGEDLAAADSLGLGPRTAARRPAAAG
- a CDS encoding lysophospholipid acyltransferase family protein; translated protein: MPRRRIGFWYRLAAVIAKPPLLVLFKRDWRGTEHIPAEGGFITAVNHNSYLDPLSYAHYQYNTGRVPRFLAKAGLFKGGFVGTMLRNTGQIPVYRETANALDAFRAAVDAIERGECVAFYPEGTLTRDPDMWPMPGKTGAARVALLTKAPVIPVAQWGANLAMPPYAKKDKFSFFPRKTLIVQAGPPVDLSRFDGLEPTPEVLREATEVIMAAITALLEEVRGEQAPAEPYDPRRARLEQRRKAAEGGTK
- a CDS encoding NAD(P)H-dependent glycerol-3-phosphate dehydrogenase yields the protein MTKAAVFGNGSWGTAFAMVMADAGCEVSLWGRRAALAEAVNTTRTNPDYLPGVELPKGITATADAAEAAEGADFAVLAVPSQTLRDNLAAWAPKLGPDTVFVSLMKGIELGTAKRMSEVITEVAGVPAARVAVLTGPNLAREIAARQPAAAVAACVDESVAQRLQAACMTPYFRPYTNTDVVGCELGGAVKNVIGLAVGIANGMGLGDNSKATLITRGLAETTRLGLAMGADPLTFSGLAGLGDLVATCSSPLSRNNTFGTNLGRGMTLQEAVEATKQTAEGVKSCESVLDLARRHGVDMPITETVVSIVHDGKPPTVALKELMSRSAKPERR
- a CDS encoding D-alanine--D-alanine ligase family protein; protein product: MSENTQSPRKPRVAVVFGGRSSEHAISVVTAGAVLKAIDRTKYDVLPIGITREGRWALTADAPERMAIAERSLPDVAQLAESETGGVVLPVDPASREVVLHEPGSLPQALGEVDVVFPMLHGPYGEDGTLQGLLELSGIPYVGAGVLASAVGQDKEYMKRVFVSYGLPVGPYEVIRPREWDRNPAEARKKIVEFAADHGWPLFVKPARGGSSVGITKVDDLSGLDEAVEEARRYDPKIIVEALVRGREIECGVLEFEDGPRASVPAEIPPVTDHDFYDFEAKYIDSASGLVPAPIGDEATAEVQRLAVAAYEAVSCEGLVRADFFLTEDGDFVINEINTMPGFTPISMYPRMWQESGVSYPELVDRLIQAALTRSTGLR